A section of the Planctomycetia bacterium genome encodes:
- the fmt gene encoding methionyl-tRNA formyltransferase produces MHGVSRLRIVVMGTGPFAVPMLAALRRSGHEIVAVVTRPDHAPPGRRPAPNPVRDAATTAGLAVLDPERVNDPAARESLAALGADLFVVCDYGQILSAELLAVPPLGAINLHGSLLPRHRGAAPVQWAIRSGDAETGVSVIRMTPALDAGSVIVARPTAIGPRETAPELEARLALLGADAVTEAIERIAATTGAGQSVGELGVPQDPALATRAPRLTKAEGIVDWSLPAVQIERMRRALEPWPRTTTTFTRDDGRTQRLVLEDVTIAPAANGGADPGTVLATDGRITVACGEGTVLEIHRLVPEGSRSMSAADYLRGSPLRPGLRLG; encoded by the coding sequence GTGCATGGCGTGAGTCGGCTGCGCATCGTCGTGATGGGGACCGGCCCGTTCGCGGTGCCGATGCTCGCCGCCCTGCGGCGGTCGGGGCACGAGATCGTCGCGGTCGTGACGCGGCCCGACCATGCCCCGCCGGGCCGCCGACCGGCGCCGAACCCCGTCCGCGATGCGGCCACGACCGCGGGCCTCGCGGTCCTCGACCCCGAGCGGGTGAACGACCCGGCCGCCCGCGAGTCGCTCGCGGCCCTCGGCGCCGATCTGTTCGTCGTCTGCGACTACGGCCAGATCCTCTCCGCCGAGCTGCTCGCCGTGCCGCCGCTCGGCGCGATCAACCTCCACGGCTCGCTGCTGCCACGGCATCGCGGTGCCGCCCCGGTGCAGTGGGCGATCCGCTCCGGCGACGCGGAAACCGGCGTGAGCGTGATCCGGATGACGCCCGCGCTCGACGCCGGCAGCGTGATCGTCGCCCGCCCGACCGCGATCGGACCACGGGAGACCGCGCCGGAGCTGGAGGCCCGGCTCGCCCTGCTGGGCGCGGACGCCGTCACCGAGGCGATCGAGCGGATCGCGGCAACGACCGGCGCCGGCCAGTCGGTCGGCGAACTCGGTGTCCCGCAGGATCCGGCACTCGCGACGCGGGCGCCGCGGCTCACCAAGGCCGAAGGCATCGTGGACTGGTCGCTGCCCGCCGTGCAGATCGAAAGGATGCGCCGCGCGCTCGAGCCATGGCCGCGGACGACGACGACCTTCACCAGGGACGACGGCCGCACGCAGCGGCTGGTGCTCGAGGATGTCACGATCGCCCCCGCGGCGAACGGCGGCGCAGATCCGGGCACCGTTCTGGCGACCGACGGCCGCATCACGGTGGCCTGTGGCGAGGGCACCGTCCTCGAAATCCACAGGCTCGTGCCGGAGGGCAGCCGGAGCATGTCGGCGGCCGACTACCTGCGCGGCAGCCCGCTCCGTCCCGGCCTGCGGCTGGGCTGA
- the def gene encoding peptide deformylase produces the protein MPASPPPTPAAPPSDPAAIGPLHLVEYPHPALARRAKPLVRIDGAIRDVVGRMFEIMYEAQGIGLAATQVALPYRLFVVNTAGRRGDGEEFVFINPTLSRPRGSAVQEEGCLSLPGVRMDVRRPERIVIDAWSIDGTPLRLDLDGLFARVVQHEFDHLEGKLFTDRLTDAAALEARRALDSFREVFAGRLSRGELPPLADMASDLDRLEAARCMA, from the coding sequence ATGCCTGCTTCACCCCCGCCCACTCCTGCCGCCCCGCCCTCCGACCCGGCCGCCATCGGGCCGCTCCATCTGGTCGAGTATCCGCACCCCGCCCTGGCCCGGCGGGCCAAGCCGCTGGTGCGGATCGACGGTGCGATCCGCGACGTGGTGGGACGGATGTTCGAGATCATGTACGAGGCCCAGGGAATCGGCCTCGCCGCCACCCAGGTCGCGCTCCCCTACAGGCTGTTCGTCGTGAACACGGCCGGCCGGCGCGGCGACGGCGAGGAGTTCGTGTTCATCAATCCCACCCTCAGCCGGCCGCGCGGCTCGGCCGTGCAGGAAGAGGGCTGCCTGAGCCTGCCGGGCGTGCGGATGGACGTGCGGCGTCCGGAGAGGATCGTCATCGACGCCTGGTCGATCGACGGCACGCCGCTCCGCCTCGATCTCGACGGCCTCTTCGCCCGCGTCGTGCAGCACGAGTTCGATCACCTCGAGGGCAAGCTGTTCACCGACCGTCTCACCGACGCGGCGGCGCTCGAGGCGCGCCGGGCGCTCGACAGTTTTCGCGAGGTCTTCGCCGGCCGGCTGTCGCGGGGCGAGCTGCCGCCGCTCGCCGACATGGCCTCGGACCTTGACCGGCTCGAAGCCGCCCGGTGCATGGCGTGA